A section of the Oryzias melastigma strain HK-1 linkage group LG14, ASM292280v2, whole genome shotgun sequence genome encodes:
- the waif2 gene encoding wnt-activated inhibitory factor 2 has product MRKRIWRLYSSDRCWVFSAWNHWCVFYATVACLLLAPVRADDTCPSSCVCARESGMVNCSLGTEETEVPTEIPAWTSTLILKGRNISTLPTCAFSPNGTELEVMRLLLSYNGIQAIEARAFLGLTRLHLLDLSHNQLESISAQAFHGLPELRSLYLNSSLLPSATAQLQNALSAQTLRSLHRLELAGNNLKSIPLQRLDIYNLHALVLVNNSLENIERENISSLYKQQRIRVYLSLNPFRCNCDLEAFYYWLKNSSQCPDAARILCTEPESKRGIPVEKLRGEDVDCMNENLEAVSYVLLGIVSALIGVVFLMVLYLNRGGIKRWLNNIREACRDQMEVYHYRYEQDSDPRLASVAV; this is encoded by the coding sequence ATGAGGAAGAGGATTTGGAGACTTTACAGCTCGGATCGTTGTTGGGTTTTTTCTGCGTGGAATCACTGGTGCGTATTTTACGCAACAGTCGCTTGCTTGCTGCTGGCGCCCGTCAGGGCGGATGACACCTGTCCCTCATCGTGCGTCTGTGCCAGAGAGTCGGGGATGGTGAACTGCTCGCTCGGTACCGAGGAGACCGAGGTTCCGACAGAAATACCGGCGTGGACTTCCACCCTGATCCTCAAGGGGAGAAACATCTCAACTTTACCGACTTGTGCGTTCTCTCCAAACGGCACAGAGCTGGAAGTGATGAGACTGTTGCTGTCCTACAACGGGATCCAGGCCATTGAGGCGCGCGCTTTCCTTGGTCTCACCCGTTTGCATTTGCTGGACCTGAGTCACAACCAGCTGGAGTCCATCTCAGCGCAAGCTTTCCATGGATTACCAGAGTTGCGCTCACTTTACTTGAATTCCTCCTTGTTGCCCTCTGCCACGGCGCAGCTCCAAAACGCGCTCAGCGCGCAAACTTTGCGCAGCCTCCACAGACTGGAGTTGGCAGGAAATAATCTGAAGTCTATACCCCTGCAGAGATTAGACATTTACAACCTGCACGCCTTAGTGCTGGTGAATAACTCTCTGGAGAACATCGAGAGGGAGAACATTAGCAGCTTGTACAAGCAGCAGCGCATCCGCGTCTACTTGTCTTTGAATCCATTTCGGTGTAACTGTGACCTAGAGGCGTTTTACTACTGGCTGAAGAACTCCTCGCAGTGCCCGGATGCTGCGCGCATCCTGTGCACCGAGCCTGAGAGCAAGAGGGGCATCCCTGTGGAGAAGCTGCGGGGGGAGGATGTGGACTGCATGAACGAGAACCTGGAGGCGGTTTCATACGTGCTCCTGGGTATAGTGTCGGCTCTCATTGGAGTGGTGTTTCTCATGGTGCTCTATCTCAACCGGGGAGGCATCAAGCGGTGGCTCAACAACATCCGGGAGGCGTGCAGGGACCAGATGGAGGTTTACCATTACCGCTATGAGCAGGACTCAGACCCGAGGCTGGCCAGCGTGGCGGTTTAA